The following are from one region of the Plasmodium gaboni strain SY75 chromosome 12, whole genome shotgun sequence genome:
- a CDS encoding hypothetical protein (conserved Plasmodium protein, unknown function), whose amino-acid sequence MIRLIEKKLRGKSFLKRGVQTYICKDKEKISNNYEELQFLDNNIKHNLYKLKCIEQKKIKSDRIVYKKILKDLLKEKHNLDSNELVEFLYILIYNDLYYLDISCNFFSYFYNNYIFSKKYFNNVNVNDIIHVIYSFYLFENYHFFISKNNFFNLDKTSDILDNEENKKGGHILTQMKLKKLEGQFNNKRNNNNNNSNSNNNIYSDDDNYYDDDDNYYYDDDNCFDNVLNNTLIYEKNEGNNYSFINKKKYTHYYNNNTHSSFHIYNYYSSFIHHNIDYINKNHLIKILLVLSQCINNENISYQLNKKKYENNQSIEKDIKSNIKNPFEHIQKNIFTLIEKFIEKIDLKKDIKKSYTPERINEKEWGKKKERYINLIDGSFKNYIYIDNHMNNNKLVCLFFYVLSNIFYPILPSTFFFSSSYKENVTESQNFTSITNNNNNNMMPCHIDNINILLSYSNNKCDDINMSCTQNENTNDNILIKHNEHLDIIQMFKNHYNNIEEMSNEYYKNTDKTKSSIENFIIYKNNILKSIKKYVFLDAIYNLDVHYKLMFFKSIYTLNFYNLPFLKHIYAIQSYMQYNNLDNLDFYDNLHFFNTPSVHIEINQNDEKGECPKLGRVKKKNDNIRIKKENKTCNNTDEHYKDTINDNVKNYYEKKLKNKLIQLSKEGDLFNNAYIKLLNNIENSIKNNTIEQNINTLQYMYLIRFVDNHFIILLISKLCNTSDKLKNEHKKKMNDIMMSLCIYLSSHMDSNIIWFNNKENNLPINVFNHIYSNNNIYLRHLKKLNDFILLLYKKQIFKRKRKELLSWTNYKCI is encoded by the coding sequence atgataagactcattgaaaaaaaattgagGGGGAAATCCTTTTTGAAAAGAGGGGtacaaacatatatatgtaaagataaagaaaagattagtaataattatgaggaattacaatttttagataataatataaaacacaatttatataaattaaaatgtatagaacagaagaaaataaaaagtgATCGTATagtttataaaaaaatattaaaagatttattaaaagaaaaacacAATCTGGATTCCAATGAATTAGTagaatttttatatattcttatatataatgatttatattatttagatatctcatgtaattttttttcctatttttataataactatatattttccaaaaaatattttaacaatgtaaatgtaaatgatataattcATGTCATctattcattttatttgtttgaaaactatcatttttttatttcaaaaaataatttttttaacttGGACAAAACATCTGACATATTAgataatgaagaaaataaaaaagggGGTCATATATTAACTcaaatgaaattaaaaaaattggaagggcaatttaataataaaaggaacaacaataataataatagtaatagtaataataatatatattctgatgatgataattattatgatgatgatgataattattattatgatgatgataattgTTTTGATAATGTTCTAAATAATACACTCATTTATGAAAAGAATGAAGgaaataattattcttttataaataaaaaaaaatatacacactattataataataatacacaCAGTAgttttcatatttataattattattcttcttttattcatcataatatagattacataaataaaaaccatttaataaaaatattattagtCCTATCACAATGTATcaataatgaaaatataagtTATCAActgaataaaaaaaaatatgaaaataatcaaagtatagaaaaagatataaaaagCAATATAAAGAATCCATTTGAAcatattcaaaaaaatatatttaccttaatagaaaaatttattgaaaaaattgacttaaaaaaagacataaaaaaatcatatacACCTGAAAGGattaatgaaaaagaatgggggaaaaaaaaagaaagatatattaatttgATTGATGGctcttttaaaaattatatatatatagataatcatatgaataataataaattagtttgtctctttttttatgttttatcaaatatattttatccAATTTTGCCTAgtacattttttttttcatcatcatataaagaaaatgtaACTGAATCGCAAAATTTTACATCcataacaaataataataataataatatgatgCCATGTcatattgataatataaatattttattatcttaTTCAAATAACAAATgtgatgatataaatatgtcATGTAcacaaaatgaaaatacaaatgataatattttaattaaacACAATGAACACCTTGATATTATTCAAATGTTTAAaaatcattataataacatagAAGAAATGTCtaatgaatattataaaaatactgataaaacaaaatcaagtatagaaaattttattatatacaaaaataatatacttaaaagtattaaaaaatatgtatttcTAGATgctatatataatttagACGTACACTACAAATTAATGTTTTTCAAATCTATATATACcttaaatttttataatttacccttcttaaaacatatatatgcCATCCAATCCTATATGCAGTATAATAATCTTGATAATCTAGACTTTTATGATAATCtccatttttttaatactCCAAGTGTTCATATAGAGATTAATcaaaatgatgaaaaagGAGAATGCCCTAAACTGGGAAGggttaaaaaaaaaaatgataatattagaataaaaaaagaaaataagaCTTGTAATAATACAGATGAACATTATAAAGATACCATAAATGATAATgtgaaaaattattatgaaaaaaaattaaaaaataaattaattcAACTTTCTAAAGAAGGAGATCTTTTCAATAATGcttatataaaattacTCAATAATATTGAGAAtagtataaaaaataataccatagaacaaaatataaatactcttcaatatatgtatttaatTAGATTTGTAGATAAccattttataattttattaatcTCCAAATTATGTAATACTTCtgataaattaaaaaatgaacataaaaaaaaaatgaatgaTATAATGATGTcattatgtatatatttgtcTTCTCATATGGATTCAAATATCATCTGGTTCAATAAcaaagaaaataatttacCTATTAACGTTtttaatcatatatattctaataacaatatatatttaaggCATTTAAAAAAGTTGAATGATTTTATCCTCCTTCTATATAAGAAACAAATTttcaaaagaaaaagaaaagagTTGCTATCATGGACAAACTATAAATGCATATAG
- a CDS encoding NIMA related kinase 1, whose product MPSKYDDGESRLNEYEVIKKIGNGRFGEVFLVKHKRTQEFFCWKAISYRGLKEREKSQLVIEVNVMRELKHKNIVRYIDRFLNKANQKLYILMEFCDAGDLSRNIQKCYKMFGKIEEHAIVDITRQLLHALAYCHNLKDGPNGERVLHRDLKPQNIFLSTGIRHIGKISSQANNLNSRPIAKIGDFGLSKNIGIESMAHSCVGTPYYWSPELLLHETKSYDDKSDMWALGCIIYELCSGKTPFHKANNFAQLISELKRGPELPIKGKSKELNLLIKNLLNLSAKERPSALQCLGYQIIKNVSSPILSKKEHGTELTNIDSCTSNMDNKHNYAHPNDVLINKRNNERERSSSCLSRQSVITAISKDNVKYHPPDGTNNSHLINNGKYTNNSRVGGAHVDGPTKMYHIETDRFNEKEKMKREIYERERSQRKALEMKLMEKKRLEREKKDRLEREKKGKMERIERERMQRLERERLERLEKERLERLEKERLERLEKERLDRLEKERLDRLEKERLDRLEKERLDRLEKERLDRLEKERLDRLEKERLDRLEKERLDRFEKERLDRFEKERLDRLGKERLDRMDRLERDKLPRYERDQYYHNDNCTTPTTSCSASNNNNNNNNNSNKRDSFENERSSSKNQGNYKSFSRMKETYDPVNNMKSYMYGNRKGNYPYDEHNMDKDEINSLLKKKSINTISNKNPQSYSNSSTHINNNYSGMNCHGAYNNHNTLSQYSNTSIENGKYKYENKYQGNIRNNSKDVYNENMDSAYRSPKYEKGYDDNKSVNNKKMNSNNMGNMNNNSNNNNNNNNNNNNSNNSNSNNNSNYVNNNHHTNNNNSCTSNRISNMYFNDSSRRSVSAMPNVNNLSRRKPSVYLCDDNIYNPNNVEESRNFKNLEKDREYLLEKRKMLLEKEKGIYDRMKHTSNNNNNMNNMSNMNNMSNMSNMNNMSNMNNMNNMKNNYSNQNNISNNNYTYLTMQKYESSEYNRRNRSMSACINDDENKNAYNVKNEKIVEEKGYALRSRNVYTLKNLVHKKDADIYDRGLYTCR is encoded by the exons ATGCCAAGTAAATATGATGATGGAGAAAGTCGTTTAAACGAATATgaagtaataaaaaaaattggGAATGGTAGATTTGGAGAAGTATTTTTAGTAAAGCATAAACGAACTCAAGAGTTTTTTTGTTGGAAAGCTATATCATATAGAGGTTTAAAAGAAAGAGAGAAATCTCAATTAGTTATAGAAGTAAATGTAATGAGAGaattaaaacataaaaatattgttcGATATATAGATAGGTTTTTAAATAAAGCTAATcagaaattatatattttaatggAATTTTGTGATGCAGGTGATTTATCTCgaaatattcaaaaatgttataaaatGTTTGGTAAAATAGAAGAGCATGCAATTGTAGATATAACTAGACAATTATTACATGCTTTAGCTTATTGCcataatttaaaagatgGACCTAATGGTGAAAGAGTATTACATCGTGATTTAAAACcacaaaatatatttttatctacAGGTATAAGACATATAGGTAAGATAAGCTCACAAGctaataatttaaatagTAGACCTATAGCAAAAATTGGAGATTTTGGGTtaagtaaaaatataggTATAGAAAGTATGGCTCATTCTTGTGTGGGCACACCATACTATTGGTCTCctgaattattattacatgAAACAAAAAgttatgatgataaaagTGACATGTGGGCTCTTGgatgtataatatatgaattatgTTCAGGAAAAACTCCTTTTCATAAAGCAAATAATTTTGCCCAATTAATTTCAGAATTAAAACGAGGGCCTGAATTACCAATAAAAGGGAAATCAAAAGAATTAAATTTACTTATTAagaatttattaaatttatcAGCTAAAGAGAGACCTAGTGCCTTACAATGTTTGGGATATCAgattattaaaaatgtcTCCTCACCTATTTTATCTAAAAAAGAACATGGTACAGAATTGACTAATATAGATTCGTGTACTTCAAATATGGATAACAAACATAATTATGCTCATCCGAATGatgtattaataaataaaagaaataacGAAAGGGAAAGGAGTTCAAGTTGTTTAAGCAGACAAAGTGTGATTACTGCTATATCTAAAGATAACGTCAAATATCACCCTCCTGATGGTACAAATAATTCTCATTTAATTAACAATGgaaaatatacaaataatagTAGAGTGGGAGGAGCACACGTGGATGGTCCAACAAAAATGTATCATATAGAAACAGATCGTTTCAATGAAAAGGAAAAGATGAAGAGAGAAATATACGAAAGAGAGAGAAGTCAGAGAAAGGCTTTAGAAATGAAGTTAATGGAAAAGAAGCGATTGGAGAGGGAAAAGAAAGACCGATTGGAGAGAGAAAAGAAGGGGAAAATGGAAAGGATAGAAAGAGAACGCATGCAAAGATTAGAGAGGGAAAGATTAGAAAGATTAGAAAAGGAAAGGTTGGAAAGATTAGAAAAGGAAAGGTTAGAAAGATTAGAAAAGGAAAGGTTGGACAGGTTAGAAAAGGAAAGATTGGACAGGTTAGAAAAAGAAAGGTTGGATAGAttagaaaaagaaagatTGGACAGGTTAGAAAAGGAAAGGTTGGATAGATTAGAAAAGGAAAGATTGGATAGATTAGAAAAAGAAAGGTTGGATAGATTAGAAAAAGAAAGGTTGGATAGGTTCGAAAAAGAAAGATTAGATAGGTTTGAAAAAGAAAGATTAGATAGATTAGGCAAAGAAAGATTAGACAGAATGGATAGACTTGAAAGGGATAAATTACCAAGATATGAAAGAGatcaatattatcataatgATAATTGCACAACTCCAACAACTAGTTGTAGCGCTTcgaataataataataataataataataatagtaataaaaGAGATTCATTTGAAAATGAGAGGAGTTCATCAAAAAATCAAGGAAATTATAAATCATTTTCAAGAATGAAAGAAACATATGATCCtgtgaataatatgaaaagTTATATGTATGGAAATAGAAAAGGAAATTATCCTTATGATGAACATAATATGGATAAGGATGAAATAAATAGCTTACTAAAAAAGAAATCTATAAATACAATTTCTAATAAGAACCCGCAAAGTTATAGTAACAGCAgtacacatataaataataattatagtGGAATGAATTGTCATGGTGCTTACAACAACCATAATACGTTAAGTCAATATAGTAATACTTCAATAGAAAATGggaaatataaatatgaaaataagTACCAAGGGAACATAAGAAATAATTCTAAAGATGTgtataatgaaaatatggATTCTGCTTATAGAAGTCCTAAGTATGAAAAGGGTTATGATGATAACAAGAGTGTGAATAATAAGAAGATGAACAGTAACAATATGGGAAATATGAACAAcaatagtaataataataataataataataataataataataatagtaataatagtaatagtaataataatagtaattATGTGAATAATAATCACCATAcaaataacaataatagTTGCACGAGCAATAGAATATCTAACATGTACTTTAATGATAGCTCCAGACGAAGTGTGAGTGCTATGCCTAACGTAAACAATTTGAGCAGAAGGAAACCGAGTGTGTATTTATGTGATGACAATATTTACAATCCAAATAATGTGGAGGAAAGTCgaaattttaaaaatcTAGAAAAGGATAGAGAATATTTATTggaaaaaagaaaaatgcTACTTGAAAAGGAAAAGGGCATATATGACAGGATGAAGCACACGAgcaataataataataatatgaataatatgagtaatatgaataatatgagTAATATGAGTAATATGAATAACATGAgtaatatgaataatatgaataatatgaaaaataattattccaatcaaaataatattagtaataataattatacCTATTTGACGATGCAAAAATATGAGAG TAGCGAATATAACAGACGCAATAGAAGCATGTCCGCATGtataaatgatgatgaaaacAAAAATGCGTATAACGtgaaaaatgaaaaaatcGTTGAAGAAAAGGGATATGCCTTAAGAAGTCGAAATGTGTAtactttaaaaaatttggTACATAAAAAGGATGCAGATATATATGACAGGGGTTTATATACCTGCAgatga
- a CDS encoding hypothetical protein (conserved Plasmodium protein, unknown function) — protein sequence MKDICNYPIGQEVILDKLIYEKRFLKNKNKQNKIKNVNELNYYLNNKFDFFLGHMNFMKKIFKKKKKFLKDDERDKHKYRIKKEIGMNKKICGKRKNVSVECDKKKRLHKERSIENDNTTNKYNNNDVPHFSNNSSSYNNQTIDIQNVSEKNECNKIKIEGNICDIKNEQDDMDEKHSFNNSINNCNVNIYNKKKEINNVVQVKREKSSEKQLEIKYNDNICDNICDNICDNICDNICDNTCDNTSNNIYKHSNKHINNYYYYHCDEASSLLSEEDKKLHSFSPLSNNSELSNVSNMSPDMLCFEKQFKYIYDIYKQNDKNVFLFYNPPVCKCVNKNLKEQYFRRLNDKYPCLFNCSYSLDSMKKIKDDFKKKSENINDKNIINNSKDEKSNNKLLNDIEYKNEVADHYNINKNCEQNIEVPKKIDINCQQENINVSHNYGEVASYAVEIKMYAKAFFELYFMQKYGRNKDVLKVKYDNNNNDNINRKDNNNNDNNNNNDNNNDNNNNDNNNDNNNNDNNNNNNNNNNNNNNNDNIEDHDKHPNKHPSDNKKTHDGVHIKQIDVNNINHNIDIHKKNNNNNNNDEKKLCFSFFSSTEEEKALKTYFDKCLYKIIKRRSRTCDNNLCCGLLYIPYSYIVVLLNRKIENLTYACTFLRIPSDTDIYYNNKKNVITLCAKNSQHEFFCYYSLKQNNYVKNIIIYDIYYEGFIPFFRPILNLKNKKNQDKIQNFITYNKNINLSIVFFLTNTREKNENIKSDENMADDVDVSNEAKANIQCNKEDEKNEENNMKDNNTYDISNNSNYDDDIKKMRLKICKIFNINHRNNLNNNMSTSKRYMSHETNQEDNIEKYFSNLCSGMEVINNMNIKMVVDKIIKIINKNDSVCNEKCIYHEYNKNYMKYKDIQIYLCEEINSFSFDRRPLVIKKREVNLSSYVHFNKIINNLYEQKNCGHLLGLINQQLDNDIFIKTYMKEKILQGGVNNNMFDHSTCSNEDNNDNMYYDHNSNNNNNKTSSSSSSSSSNDIKLEEKNQTVLNSSDITKNNDVNNNIVDDTYLNNINNFHNNNKNNNDDNILITPSEDKENIKKCSDNIFNDTFFIFNENSDLYTNEEYKKNRIDTINNKNIINEYAKNKMLKYTSNNYLSNKISTNILQNLFNIYVSSYLMKKNNYNISHIEKKKKKKEFKNLSNIYKLKYMKECYYFLFNMYKNKFHIHIKEQEEKVIHKYNWMYEDFYLNSLMSQKRKKKKNVKEKIKEKEKII from the coding sequence ATGAAAGACATTTGTAACTATCCCATAGGACAAGAAGTAATATTAGATAAACtaatatatgaaaagagatttttaaaaaataagaataagcaaaataaaataaaaaatgtaaatgaattgaattattatttgaataataaatttgACTTTTTCTTGGGTCATATgaattttatgaaaaagatatttaaaaagaaaaagaaattcTTAAAAGATGATGAGAGAGATAAACATAAGTatagaattaaaaaagagATAGGAATgaataagaaaatatgtGGTAAGAGAAAAAATGTATCAGTTGAATGTGACAAGAAAAAGAGACTTCATAAAGAAAGAAGTAttgaaaatgataatactacgaataaatataataataatgatgtCCCACATTTTTCTAATAATTCTTCTAGTTATAATAACCAGACAATAGATATACAAAATGTATCTGAAAAGAATGaatgtaataaaataaagatagAAGGAAATATTTgtgatataaaaaatgaacaagATGATATGGATGAAAAAcattcttttaataattcaattaataattgtaatgtgaatatatataataaaaaaaaagaaataaataatgttGTACAGGTTAAAAGAGAAAAATCGAGCGAAAAGCAattagaaataaaatataatgataatatatgtgataatatatgtgataatatatgtgataatatatgtgataatatatgtgataATACATGTGATAATAcaagtaataatatatataaacatagcaataaacatataaataattattattattatcattgTGATGAGGCATCATCTTTATTATCTGAAGAAGATAAAAAACTTCATTCGTTCAGTCCTTTATCTAATAATTCAGAATTAAGCAACGTATCTAATATGTCTCCTGATATGCTTTGTTTTGAAAAacaatttaaatatatatatgatatttataaacaaaatgataaaaacGTTTTTCTCTTTTATAATCCTCCTGTATGCAAATgtgtaaataaaaatttaaagGAACAATATTTTCGAAGACTGAATGATAAATATCCATGCCTTTTTAACTGTTCATATTCTTTAGATTctatgaaaaaaataaaagatgattttaaaaaaaaaagtgaaaatattaatgataagaatattataaataattccAAGGATGAAAAAAGTAACaacaaattattaaatgatatagAATATAAGAATGAAGTTGCAgatcattataatataaataagaacTGTGAACAGAATATAGAAGTACCAAAGAAGATAGATATAAATTGCCAacaagaaaatataaacgTGTCACATAATTATGGTGAGGTGGCTTCTTATGCAgtagaaataaaaatgtatgCAAAGGCTTTTTTCGAATTATATTTCATGCAAAAATATGGAAGAAATAAAGATGTTTTAAAGGTTAAgtatgataataataataatgataatattaatagaaaggataataataataatgataataataataataatgataataataatgataataataataatgataataataatgataataataataatgataataataataataataataataataataataataataataataatgataatattgaaGATCATGATAAACATCCAAATAAACACCCtagtgataataaaaaaactCATGATGGTGTTCATATTAAACAAATCGATGTGAATAATATCAATCACAATATtgatatacataaaaaaaataacaataataataataatgatgagAAGAAACTTTGCTTTTCCTTCTTTTCATCAACTGAAGAAGAAAAGGCTTTAAAAACATACTTTGATAAATGtttatacaaaataataaaaagacGATCTAGAACatgtgataataatttatgttgtggtttattatatattccatATAGTTATATTGTTGTGTTGTTAAATAGAAAGATAGAGAATCTAACATATGCATGTACTTTTTTGAGAATTCCTTCAGATAcagatatatattataataataaaaagaatgTAATAACCTTATGTGCAAAAAATTCTCAACatgaatttttttgttattattctttaaagcaaaataattatgttaaaaatattattatatatgatatcTATTATGAAGGAtttattcctttttttagACCAATACTTaatttaaagaataaaaaaaatcagGACAAAATACAAAACTTTATTacttataataaaaatataaatttatctattgttttttttttgacAAATACAAGAGagaaaaatgaaaatatcAAATCTGATGAGAATATGGCGGATGATGTGGATGTTTCAAATGAGGCAAAAGCAAATATACAATGTAACAAagaagatgaaaaaaatgaagagaacaatatgaaagataataatacatatgaCATTTCTAACAATAGTAACtatgatgatgatataaaaaaaatgagacttaaaatttgtaaaatatttaatattaatcatcgtaataatttaaataacaATATGAGTACTTCAAAGAGATATATGTCACATGAAACTAATCAAGAAGATAATATTgagaaatatttttcaaacCTTTGTAGTGGTATGGAagtaataaataatatgaatataaaaatggttgtagataaaattattaagataataaataaaaatgatagTGTATGTAATGAGAAATGTATATATCATGagtataataaaaattatatgaaatataaagatatacaaatatatttatgtgaAGAAATTAATTCATTTAGTTTTGATCGTCGTCCTTTAgtaattaaaaaaaggGAAGTAAATTTATCATCATATGtacattttaataaaattattaataatttatatgaacaaaAGAATTGTGGTCACTTATTAGGATTAATTAATCAGCAGTTAGataatgatatttttattaaaacatatatgAAGGAGAAGATATTACAAGGGGgtgtaaataataatatgtttgATCATAGTACTTGTTcaaatgaagataataatgataatatgtattatgatcataatagtaataataataataataaaacatcttcatcttcttcttcttcttcttcaaatgatataaaattgGAAGAGAAGAATCAAACTGTTTTAAATAGTTCAgatataacaaaaaataatgatgttaataataacataGTTGATGATACATATttaaacaatataaataattttcataataataataaaaataataatgatgataatattttgataaCTCCTTCAgaagataaagaaaatataaaaaaatgttctgataatatattcaatgataccttttttatttttaatgaGAATTCAGACTTATATACaaatgaagaatataaaaagaatagAATAGATactataaataataaaaatataataaatgaatatgcaaaaaataaaatgttgAAATATACAAGTAACAATTATTTaagtaataaaatatctaCAAATATCTTGCAGAActtatttaatatatatgtttcttcttatttaatgaaaaaaaataattataatatatctcatatagaaaaaaaaaaaaaaaaaaaagaatttaaaaatttatcaaatatatataaattaaaatatatgaaagaatgttattattttttattcaatatgtataaaaataaattccacatacatataaaagAACAAGAGGAAAAGGTAATACACAAATATAATTGGATGTATGAggatttttatttaaacaGTCTTATGTCtcaaaaaagaaaaaagaaaaaaaatgtgaaagagaaaattaaagagaaggagaaaataatatag
- a CDS encoding putative RNA pseudouridylate synthase — MFPSVQLKKTILLRLSKILSLSSVTSRSKAQELIKNGDIKVNDQVINKNVLIDVNSKIQVKDKTIKVDISTKLWGIYKPKNIFCNTEKDYKYEEKIHFNKMIEEKKLIDTHNNNNNNENNVLGVYNKYLNEEENYKVLSSCNKMKHINSDNNLLSINSYKYNNLIEKRKKNKEKNVFVSELRKIPSTCKNTNIITYNKLNMNIYDYIKKQNMLYEKKNQITNYIPEHLIIINSLNSSSEGLLLLTNDGDFANNLKDIKNNILTTYLIKVQENLCIDQIKLLNKGCIINNQHIYPINIDIIKSKHTSKWIKFTYVEKSHNDLHYLFSKYNITIRKCKRFSFGPYKYSDINTQFLMPLKIHSTFHSFITTHNSKLILSHPKGNIIKQKNQNKFLFINDYLKNSLVQDRQDIIK, encoded by the exons ATGTTTCCATCTGttcaattaaaaaaaac AATATTATTGCGACTCTCTAAAATTTTATCTCTATCATCAGTAACGTCAAGAAGTAAAGCTCaagaattaataaaaaatggaGACATAAAG GTTAATGACCAGgttattaataaaaatgttttgATTGATGTAAATTCAAAAATTCAAGTTAAAGATAAAACGATAAAAGTAGATATCTCCACTAAATTATGGGGGATATATAAACCtaagaatattttttgtaatacTGAGAAGgattataaatatgaagaaaaaatacactttaataaaatgatagaggaaaaaaaattgataGATACAcacaataataataataataatgagaATAATGTCTTGGGggtatataataaatatttgaatgaagaagaaaattataaagtTTTATCGTCTtgtaataaaatgaaacatatcaatagtgataataatttattaagTATTAATagttataaatataataatttaatagaaaaaaggaaaaaaaataaagaaaaaaatgtttttgTTTCAGAATTGAGAAAGATACCATCAACTTgtaaaaatacaaatattattacatataacaaattaaatatgaatatatatgattatattaaaaaacaaaatatgttatatgagaaaaaaaatcaaataacaaattatattcctgaacatttaataattattaatagtTTAAATTCAAGCAGTGAAggtttattattactaaCTAATGATGGTGATTTTgcaaataatttaaaagatataaaaaataatattttaacaACATATCTTATAAAAGTACAAGAAAATTTATGTATAGatcaaataaaattattaaataaaggttgtattataaataatcaacatatatatcctattaatattgatattattaaatcGAAACATACTTCTAAATGGATTAAATTTACATATGTAGAGAAATCACATAATGatttacattatttattttctaaatataatataaccATAAGAAAATGTAAAAGATTTTCTTTTGGTCCGTATAAATATTCAGACATAAATACACAATTTTTAATGCCTCTCAAAATACATTCAACATTTCATAGTTTTATAACTACACATAATTCAAAACTAATCTTGTCACATCCAAAAGGAAATATAATCAAACAGAAAAATCAAAACAAattcttatttataaatgactatttaaaaaattcaCTTGTTCAAGATAGACAggatataataaaatga